The DNA segment TGCAGCTGCCAACTGTGGGCGTGATCACTGTCGGCCTCTTCGAGTGGGTATTGGGGTTGCTGCTTCTTGCCGGCCGCTGACCGGTCTTTGCAAGCAGCATGGCCGGGCTGATACTCGCGCTCTTCAGCGGCATTCTGGGCGTCGCATACTTCCGCGGCATTCACGATTCCTGCCCTTGCCTTGGTGCTTCCACCTCGATCCCAACGGCGCTCGCCCGGAACGGAGTGCTGCTCTGCCTGATCGTTGTCGCGTTTCTGTCCCACCACACCACACTCATGAAGAGAGGAACTCCACGATGACGTACCGTGTTCGACTCTTGATCAGCACCTTGGCCGCCTGTGCCCTTTGCTCCCTCACCCTCGCGTGCTATGCATCCATCGAGGACGAGGTGTTTGCCATCGAAGACAACGGTCTCGACTCGGCCGGGTTCGGCCGGCAATCATGCGGCGGCTGGTGCGGGAACACATGGTTCGAGATCTCGACCTGCCTGAACAGCCAGAAATGCTGCGGGTGGTACACCTGCGGGGCGTCCGGTGCGACCGGACAGAACACCTGCTGCAACTCGGGCATGGTCTGCAGCGATGGACGCCAGACGACACCTCCTTCGGCACCGCGTTGCCTCACCTCCGGTTCGTGATGGCGGCGTCTGACGCTGCCACAGTTGTACGACGCATTGCGGTGGCGGCGGCGGTTGTGCTTACCGTCGCTGCCCTGCTTGTCAGCGCGTGTCGCACGCCTGAAGCACCGGCTGGACGCGCGCGGCCGGAGCACGAGTCGCGTCAAGCCTGGCTCGATCCTCGGACCACAAACCGCGATGCTCTGCAGGCCGTTCTGGATGCCCTGTGCGCGCCGATGCTCAACCAAGGCGGAACCAATCACGAAGCCGCCTTGGACTTCAACGCTCCTCGGGATCTGTACGAGTGTGCGCGAGCTGTTCTCCTGTCCTTGCTTTCCGGCGACTCGACCCCGTACCTCGTTACGATGTCGGCGCGCGCCGCCACGATCGACCACCCGATGTGCCTGGCGATCGCTGAGGACTGGTCCGAGTGGCGGCTGATCCACCCGCTCGACACGTCGCACATGGACGACGCACACCTGTTTCAGACGCTGTGGTCGGAACGTTCCACACGGAGGATGGACATCCACGCTCTGGACCAGCAGTGGGCGGAGATCGGCGTAGGCATGTCCGTCGATTACACACGAGACAGATGGCCATACGAAGGGGTGCGCGCGTCGATGAGCGTGTTTATCCCCCCTACCGGCCGTCTCTCAGCGTCCGAAGGCCAGAGGATCGACGGTACGCCATCCTCCGCCCACGTTACTGTGCGCGTGGTCTATGGCGATGGACAAGCGGGAATGCTTCGTGTTAACTTCTTCTACGATACGACTGCGGGGCGGTGGTACCCAATCACCCTAAGCGTCGCGTCTGACTCGCTTGAGCAGTGGCCGTTCCCGTTCTTTTAGGTCTCGATATGAGGCCACGGGGTCGTGACGGCGTTCTGTGCGCCCCATGTCCACGCACCGTCGGTACCTGCTCGTGCGAATCGGCAGGGTGGAGCGCGTTGAGGGAGATCATCGCGCCGGGGCGGGCGGAGCGAGAGGTCGGACGGAGCGAGATGAAGAACGGGCACAGGCGGGACGCCTGTGCCACCGGGAGGGGGGTGGAAAGAAAAACGCCCCGGCGCGGGCCGGGGCGAGTGGGGTTGGAGGAGAGGAGGCGGGCAGGACGCCCGCTCCGTATATGGGTTCAGAAGGATCAGCCAAGGAGGGCCAGGGCGGCCTGCGGCTGCGAGTTGGCGAGCGCCAGAACCTGGGTCGAGGCCTGGGCGAGGATCTGCGAGCGGGTCAGCTCGGCGGTCTCGGAGGCGAAATCGGCGTCGCGGATCGAGCTCTCGGCGGCGGCGGTGTTCTCGACCGCGATGCCGAGGGAGCGGATGGTGGCGCCGACGGTGTTCTTCTGGAAGGCGCCGAGGCGTCCGCGGGCTGCGGAGATCTGGGCGATGGCCTCGCCGACGATCTTCTGGGCGGACGTGCCGTCGCTATCGACGATGTTGTAGGCGCGGCCGGCGGCGAGGTCGTTGAGGAAGCCGATACTGCTGTTGCCGAGCTTGCGGACCGCGAAGTCCGCGATGCCGAGGGAGACCTTGCCGGCGATGTCGACGGAGCCGGCGAGCTGGAAGGACGCGCCGCCGCCGGTGATGGTGAAGGCGGAGAGGGTCTGGAGCGACTGGGCGTCGGCGGTGGCGAGAGTGACCTCGAGGTCGAGGGTGTCGGTGTTGATGCGTGCGGTCTTGCCGCGCGAGGTGGCCGCGATGCCGTTGATGTTGATGCCGACGTCCTGACCGGAGTCGCGGAGACCGTTGGCGGCGGTGTTGGAGTCGAACTTGGCGGCGATCGTGGTGTTGACGGTGGAGGCGTCGTCGGACTCGAAGTGATAGATGCCGAGGTTGTCGTCGCCGTTCTGGATGCCGGCGTCATTGACGACCTTGACGGAGACGAACTCGTTGGAGCCGAAGCCGTCGCTCTTGATGGTGAAGCCGCCGGTGAAGGCGCCCTCGGCAGCGACCGAGGCGACGAGGCCGGTCACGTCGGTGAAGCTGTTGATGTTGGCGACGATGGTGGCGAGCGAGGTGTTGGAGGCGAAGGAAAGCTCGCGGCTTCCCTTGCTGCCGGTGATCTCGATGGTGAAGTTGCCGGCGTTCGCGCCTCCGAAGTTCAGCGCGGTGCCGCCCATGGAGAGGAACATGATGCCCTGCTGGGCGGACTGGGTCACGACGAGGTCGACGCCGAGGCTGGAGCCGGTGAACTTGGCGGCGTTGATGCGGTAGTCGGTGATGGCCGACGAGACGCTCTCGACCGTGAAGTCCATGTTGCCGTTCAGGAGCTTCATGCCCTGGAAGGCGGTGCTGCTGGAGATGCGGTCGATGGTCTGGAGGATGGAGTCGATCTGGAGCTGGTTCGCCTGACGCTCGTCCTGAGAGAGGCCGGCGGAGTTCGAGCTGGCGGTGAGGAGGCCCTGGAGCTCGGTGAGCAGACCGGAGATCTCCTGCAGACCGCCCTCGGCGATGTTCACGACCTGATCGGCACGCTGGGCGTTGGCGATCGCGGCGTTCGTCGCCTTGAGTTCGGCGCGGAGGGCCTCGGAGGCGATCAGCCCCGCGGGGTCGTCCTTCCCGCGGTTGATCCGCAGGCCGGTGCTCAGCCGCTCGAGCGACTTGCTGAGGTTCGAGTTGTTCAGGCCGAGCACGCGCTGGGCCACCAGGGACTGAACGTTCGTGTTGATCCGACTCATGGGGTCCTCCGTGCGCTGATCTGGGACGGGGCTGTCCGTTCCAACCGTCCGTTTGTCGTGGTCGCCGCAACGAGCAGCCGACCCACGGCCCCCGACGGAAACGCACCGTCGCGGAACCGACCCGGAACGCCCGGGCGATCACGCTCGGCTCCACCTGCCGGGGGAAACCGAGGTTCAGGTGGGATCGGATGCGGCGGGAGGTCGGTTGAGTCCGCCTTGAGACTTCGTGACGCCTTTTCTTGCGTTCACCCGGAAGCCGGGGCGTCTGGAGCGCACAAAGACGCCCCGCCCTGGGGGGCGGGACGTGTGTCGGATCGGCGGATGGTCCGATAAGAATCAGCCGAGCAACTGGAGAACCTGCTGCGCCTGCTGGTTGGCGATCGTGAGCACGGTCGCGCCGGCCGAGGCGAGGATCTGGGCACGGTTCAGTTGCGAAGTCTCGAGGGCGAAGTCCGCGTCGCGGATGGCGGAACTGCTTGCGCTCAGGTTCTCGAACGCGGCCTGCATCGAGCGGACGTTGGTCTGCACCACGTTGCGCTCGAAGGCGCCGAGTCGGCCTCGGAGGACCGATGTCTCGTCGATTGCGGCGGCGATGACCTGGTTCGCCCCCGTGAAGTCGTTGCGTGCCATCGAAGCGGTGATGGAGTTCTCACCACCTGACTTGAGCGAGGAGAGGAACGCGAGGGTGCCGTTGATGAGCGTCGCGCCGAGGTTCGAGGCGGCGACGGAGGGAATGCCGACGTTGATCTGCTGCTGGATGGAGACCTCGGGACCGACCTGGAACATCGCCCCGCCGCCGGTGACGTAGAAGGTGCTGCTGGAGGAGGTCGGGTCGGTGGCGAAGTCGGCGTCGAGGAGGAGGTCCACGCCGAGGGTCTGGGTGCTGAGTTTGACGCGGAGTCCGTTGCCGCTGCCGACGATGCCGTTGACGAGCGCAGAGACGTCCTGTCCCTTGTCGCGTGTGGCGGTGATGACGTCGGTCCAGGGGAACCCGCCGGTGTAGTCGGGCATGGGGACGCCATCGTTGAACTTGTGCAGGATCCAAGCGTCGTCGCTGGGGTTGTTGGGCGGGTTGAGGCGCTTGACGGAGACGAAGGCGGCAGAGCCGTAGTCCACGCTGCTGAAGACGACGCCGGAGTTGACGTCGCCGTTGATGAGTTGTGCCTTGACGCCCGTGGCGGAGGAAAGCTTGTTGATGGCGTTGGCGACGTCGGAGAGCGGGATGCCGGAGGCGAAGGTGAGCACCTGGACGCCCTTGGGTCCGGCGATCTCGAGTGTGACGGTGGAGAGCACCTCGCCCGGGGGCGTGGTGCCGCCGTTGTAGAAGAGGTTGCCGGTCTGGGCGGAGGCGATGACGTCCACGTCGACCTGGATGGCGGCGTTGCCGACGAAGCTGGCGTGGGTGATGCGGGCGTGGTCGATGGCGCTGGGAGCGAGTCCCGAGAGCGTGTAGTCGAGGGAGCCGTTGAGGAGCTTGAGACCGCCGAAGGTGGCGGTATTGCTGATGCGGGTGATGGAGTCGATGGCCGAGTCGATCTGGAGCTGGTTGGCGTTGCGCTCGTCCTCGGAGTTTGCGCCGGTGTTGGCGGCCTCGACGATGAGGGCACGGATGGAGTTCAGCAGGTCGTTCACCTCGGCGAGGGAGGCCTCGGTCGTGGCGATGACGTTGCTGGAGCGCTCCGCGTTGCGCAAGGCCTGGCGCACGCCCTCGAGGTCCGATCGGATGCGCTCGGACGTGATGAGGCCCGCCGGGTCGTCGCTGCCGCGGTTGATCCGCAGCCCGGTGGACAGGCGTTCGAGCCTCAACCCCAGTTCCGCGTTGGTGGAGCGCAGGTGCGCCTGCGCGATCATGCTGGGGATGTTCGTGTTGATCCTAGCCATGACAATCCTCCGTGATTGAGGCTAAGTGCGTGCTGCGCGCGGTCATCGAGCGCGTGGCGCGGCCGGCGTCGGCGCGGTCGCGGCGGTCTGGGGACGGACGGGACGTGCGAGTTCCGCGGCGCGCGAGCGAACGCCCGCCCGCGCCGGCCCGGGTTGGATGGTCTGGCTGAGCAGTTGGGCGTCCCCGCCGTCGAGGCGAGACGCCTGCTCGTTCTCGCGTCGGATGGCCTCGTAGACCTCCTTGCGATGAACGGCGATGGTCGTCGGCGCGGTGATGCCGAGGCGGACCTTGTCGCCCCGGATGTCGACGACCGTGATCTCGATCACGTCTCCGATCATGATCGTCTCGTCGCGCTGACGGGAAAGAACGAGCATGGGTCGGCTCCTTCGGCCTCCGTGCCGGCGGGTCGCCGCGGCACGCGGGAAAGTGCGTCGTGCGGGGGCGTCCTTCGCCCCCCGAGCCGGAAGAACACAATCGACTCACGCGGAGGCGGCTCGCGGCGCGGGCGCGACCTTCATCAGGGCGTGCCGCGTCGTCCACCGCTTCTCCGCGAGCACGAGCTGCTCGCCCGCGCGGGTCAGCGTGTTGATGACCAGGGGGCCTTGCAGATTGCCCGTCAGGGTCTGGTCCACTTTGTTCACGATCACGAACACCTGCGAGTCCTCGAGGCGGGACAGCCCGAGTTCGGCCATCTGCTCGGGACGGATGGGCACGGAGTAGTCGGGCACGAACAGGCTCGGATCGGTGACGACGAACGCCAGTTCCGGGTCGTCGAGCGACTGGAGCCAGAAGAAGCAGGCGTCTTCTCCGGGTTCGAGGAGGCAGTAGCGCGTGTGCTCGGGGAACCCGAGCAGCCCGCGCGGGAAGGTGATCACGCGGTCCTCCGCGATCTCGATCACCCCGAAGCGAGTGGTACGCACTTCCATGGGCGCGCTCCGTCGTTCGGCCTGTCGTCAACGTTCGAGCCCCGGTCGTCCTTCGACCGGGCGACGTCCTGTCGTGCTCGGCCCGCGGCCGCGGCGGGCCATCCGATCCGGTTCCAATCGACTCGACCCGCTCACGCGGGCCGGGCCGGCATCCAACCCCTACCGAAGAAAGTCCAGGAGCGAGAGCGAGTTGGCCGCCGCGGCGACCTGAAGCCCAGCGCTCAGTTGCGTCTGGAGCAGCGCGAAACGCGAGGCGACCTCGGCGTAGTCGGCGTCGCGGAGCCGGCTGCGGAAGGTCTCGTCGAGCACGCGCCGCTGTTCCACCGTGTCCGCCTCCCGGTCCACCCGGGTCGAGTAGCCGCCCACGAGCGCCCGCGACTGCGCCAGCCGCTCGAGCGCACGCTCGATCCCCTCCGCAGCAACCGCTATGCCAGGCGTGTCATCCTTCAGCAGAGCCTCGCGGAGGTCGGCGAGGTGCGTGAAGATGCCGTCCACGCGCACCTTTGCGCGGTCCAATCCGATCAGACTTGCGCTGCCCGCGTCCCACCGCCCGTCCATCAGACCGAGCTGGAAGGCGGCAGGGTTGTTGTTGCGTGGCTCGACGGAGATGCGGTCGGTCATGCCGGGGTACGAGTCGTCCTGCGTGAGGACGATGCCGCCGGAGCCGTGGTCGGGGATCGAGGCTCGGAAGAGCGTCGTCGGGAAGCCTTGGGCGGCGAGCTGTGCCGCCGCCTGGGAGTTGATCGCGTCGAGGAGCGTGCCGACGGAGACTACGTCGGCGGGCCTGAGGTCGATCTCGATGGTGGTGCCGTTGCCGAGCCGGATGATGAACTCGACGTCGAGGGCGGGGTCGGGGTCGCCGGTGTCGGGGTTGACGCCGCCGTCGGCGATGGAGACGCCTCGACCGTCGTTGAAGGCTTCGAGGCGGGTGCCGAGGTCGAGTGTGCGGATGCCGAGCCGGCTGGCAGTGGAACCGCCGCCGTCGGTGTCCTCGATGGCAAGGCCGGAGACCGCCCCCCCCGCGACGGTGTTCAGAACGCTGAGCGTGCCGTCGGGGGCGATCTCGACGCGGAGACCGAGGCCCGCGCCTTCGATGAGATTCCGCATATCCTGCATCGAGGAGGCCGCGCTCAGGTCCACGGTGCGGGTGTGGCCGTGGGCGGAGAGGCGGATGGCGCCGAGAGGCGAGCCGCCGAGGCCGCGCAGAGCGTCGATGGGTGTGAGCCAGGTCAGTCGCGGGTTGGTCTCGAGGCCTTGGCCGGCGGTGGGCGTGAAGACGAACGAGGCATCGTCGGCCAGGCCGAGGTCGCGGGCGGTCGAGCCTGCGCCGGTGTCGAAGAAGCGGAGTTGTGGTCCTGAGCCGCCCGGATCGACGAGGTCGATCGTGATCGCACCGTCGGCGACGCCGACGCCCGCTGGGCCGAGGATGGTTCTGCCGGTCTGGGTCTCATGCTGTCGGAGAGCGGCGGTGAGGCGCGCGGCGACGTGGCCGACGGTATCAGCTGAGGCAAGATCGACACTGACGCGCGGGCCATCGTCGTAGGAGAACTCGACGATGCCGCGGTCGATGCCGAGGCCGCGCGCGCCGTCGAGGTCGGCGAGGCGTGTGTCGAGCGTGAGTCCCGGGTTGAGGTCGGCCGTCCCCCGGACGCGGGCGGAGGCGGAGCCGAGCGGCCCGTTGTCACCGAGGGTGAGCCGGACGGAGTCGCCCAGGCCGAGGTCGGCGAGCATCCCCCCCCCGGAGGCACGGAAGCGGAAGCCGCCGAGGAAGGACTCGACGGGCGCGCTGCCGGGCGTGTCGCCCGCGAAGACGTGCCCCAGGATGGTGGAGGTGTTGGCGAGACGGAGCAAGCCCGAGGTGAGCGACTCGATGATCGTCGCCTGCGTGGCGCGCTCTTCGGGGTTCGAGCCGATGCCGATCTGGGCCTGCGCGGTGGACTTGGCTTCGAGCAGCAGGTCCTGAGCCTGCGAGAGCGCGTCGTCGAGCGTGGCGAGCGTGCTCCGGGCGGCGTCGAGATTGCGGGACCGCTGCTCGGTCCGCGCCAGCCGGCTCTCGAGTTCGAGGAGCGCGGCGGCCTTCACGGCGTCGTCGCTGGGACGGATGACGGCCAGGCCCGTGCTGAGCTGCTCGGTGACGCGGAAGAGAGCGAGATTCGTGCGGTTGATCTGCGCGACGCCCACGCGGGCCGCGAGCATGTTCGGCACACGGGTCAGGCTCGACGGGATCATGCTCATGGTGGTCGCTCGGTCAGAGGATGGACATGAGGGAGTCGAGGAGCTGGTCGGCAAGGGCGATGACGCGGGCCGCGCCCTGGTACTGCTTCTGGAAGTTGAGGAGGTTCATGGACTCTTCGTCGAGGCTGACGCCGCTGACGGAAGCGCGCTGGGCATCGAGGCTGTCGCGGACGACGCGGGCCGCCTCGGCGCGGAGCTGAGCGGCCTGCGTCGAGACCGCGACGGTCTGCACGGCGTCGGACCATGCGGCGCGGAGCGTGCGCCCGCCCAAGCCTTCGATCGCCGTGTCCTGAAGGCCTGCGATGCGGAGCGCGGTGGCGTTCTCGACGAACCGCCCGTCAACCATCGCGCCCGTCATCAGACGCGAGGGATTGGCGGCGAGGTCGGATCGAACACCGACGTCCGAAGCGTCTCGCCCGGTGAAGAAGGCGTTCACACCGAGCGTAGCGAGCACGCCCGAGGTGTCGTCGGAGAACGAGAAGTCGTAGCCTGTGCCGGCGGCGACACGGAGCCGGCCGTCCGGCGTGAAGCCCGCGGAGAGATTGCCGACCGCGTTCAGCGCGGCAGCGATGGATTCGGCGGACGTGTCGTCGGCGAACCCGCTTGTGCCGGACGCCGTGATGCCGTCGAGATCGACGCCGATGCGAACGGATTGGACGAGACCGGTGGCGACGTGGCGGACGTTGACGAGGAAGCCGCCGGTGCGCGGGGCGAAGGGGAGCGAGGCGAGAGCGGAGTTCGCGGGATCGTTGAGCGCGAGCGAGCGATCGGCGGGCGAGAGTCGGAGTTCGGAGGACGTATCGGGAAGTCCCGAGGCGTTCGTGCCGGTCGCGTGCGCGCCATTGACGGCAAAAATGAGTTGGGTGGCGACGGTGTCGAGGGCGTCGATCGTGCGGGTGATGCCGTCACCGCGCGCCGTGAGGAGGCCCCCGATGCGTCCACCGCTCGGCCTGACCTCCTGGCCGCTGCTGCGGATGGTGACCCGGACCTGCGTGACGCCGTCGATGGTGACCTGGCGCATCTCCAGCCCGCGCGCCGTGCCGCCGAGCACGACGGGGGAGGAGCCGATGAGGACGTCGTATCGGCCATCGGGCTGCTCGACGACGTTCACGTCGATCATCTCGGCGAGCTGGCCGACGAGCAGGTCTCGCTGGTCGCGCAGGTCGTTGGCGGTGCGAACCCCCTGTTCGGCATCGGCGATCGTGCGGTTGATCTCGGCGATGCGGTCCAGCAGGCTTGACGCCTGGGCGACCTCTCCGGCGAGTTGGCCGTCGATCTGCGCGCGGGTCGCGCCGAGGTCGGAGCGCAGGCGGCGGACGGAGTCCGCCAGTTGCAGGCCGCGCTGCACCACGACCGCGCTGGACTCGGTGAGGTTCGCCCGCTCGGACCATGCGTTGAAAAAGGCGGCGAGCTCGGAGGACAGGTCGAAGCCGCTGAGTTCGTTGAGCGCGCTCTCGACGGCGGACATGGACTGGAAGCGCTGCTCGGCGGCGGCGTGCTCGGACATGCTCCCCCACGAGCGGGCGAGGAGAGCCTCGTTGACCTGGCGGCGGACGTCCTGCACGATGACGCCGCGCCCGATGGTGCCCCCGTTGCCGATGGCGACGCCCCGGATGGGCGAAAGGTGCGCGACCTGCCGCGAGTAGCCCGGAGTCGCGGCGTTGGCGATGTTGTTCGCGGCGACCTGGATGC comes from the Synechococcales cyanobacterium CNB genome and includes:
- a CDS encoding flagellin — its product is MSRINTNVQSLVAQRVLGLNNSNLSKSLERLSTGLRINRGKDDPAGLIASEALRAELKATNAAIANAQRADQVVNIAEGGLQEISGLLTELQGLLTASSNSAGLSQDERQANQLQIDSILQTIDRISSSTAFQGMKLLNGNMDFTVESVSSAITDYRINAAKFTGSSLGVDLVVTQSAQQGIMFLSMGGTALNFGGANAGNFTIEITGSKGSRELSFASNTSLATIVANINSFTDVTGLVASVAAEGAFTGGFTIKSDGFGSNEFVSVKVVNDAGIQNGDDNLGIYHFESDDASTVNTTIAAKFDSNTAANGLRDSGQDVGININGIAATSRGKTARINTDTLDLEVTLATADAQSLQTLSAFTITGGGASFQLAGSVDIAGKVSLGIADFAVRKLGNSSIGFLNDLAAGRAYNIVDSDGTSAQKIVGEAIAQISAARGRLGAFQKNTVGATIRSLGIAVENTAAAESSIRDADFASETAELTRSQILAQASTQVLALANSQPQAALALLG
- a CDS encoding flagellin, encoding MARINTNIPSMIAQAHLRSTNAELGLRLERLSTGLRINRGSDDPAGLITSERIRSDLEGVRQALRNAERSSNVIATTEASLAEVNDLLNSIRALIVEAANTGANSEDERNANQLQIDSAIDSITRISNTATFGGLKLLNGSLDYTLSGLAPSAIDHARITHASFVGNAAIQVDVDVIASAQTGNLFYNGGTTPPGEVLSTVTLEIAGPKGVQVLTFASGIPLSDVANAINKLSSATGVKAQLINGDVNSGVVFSSVDYGSAAFVSVKRLNPPNNPSDDAWILHKFNDGVPMPDYTGGFPWTDVITATRDKGQDVSALVNGIVGSGNGLRVKLSTQTLGVDLLLDADFATDPTSSSSTFYVTGGGAMFQVGPEVSIQQQINVGIPSVAASNLGATLINGTLAFLSSLKSGGENSITASMARNDFTGANQVIAAAIDETSVLRGRLGAFERNVVQTNVRSMQAAFENLSASSSAIRDADFALETSQLNRAQILASAGATVLTIANQQAQQVLQLLG
- the csrA gene encoding carbon storage regulator CsrA codes for the protein MLVLSRQRDETIMIGDVIEITVVDIRGDKVRLGITAPTTIAVHRKEVYEAIRRENEQASRLDGGDAQLLSQTIQPGPARAGVRSRAAELARPVRPQTAATAPTPAAPRAR
- a CDS encoding flagellar assembly protein FliW; this translates as MEVRTTRFGVIEIAEDRVITFPRGLLGFPEHTRYCLLEPGEDACFFWLQSLDDPELAFVVTDPSLFVPDYSVPIRPEQMAELGLSRLEDSQVFVIVNKVDQTLTGNLQGPLVINTLTRAGEQLVLAEKRWTTRHALMKVAPAPRAASA
- the flgK gene encoding flagellar hook-associated protein FlgK, which produces MSLTAAMLASQSALHAAQAGIQVAANNIANAATPGYSRQVAHLSPIRGVAIGNGGTIGRGVIVQDVRRQVNEALLARSWGSMSEHAAAEQRFQSMSAVESALNELSGFDLSSELAAFFNAWSERANLTESSAVVVQRGLQLADSVRRLRSDLGATRAQIDGQLAGEVAQASSLLDRIAEINRTIADAEQGVRTANDLRDQRDLLVGQLAEMIDVNVVEQPDGRYDVLIGSSPVVLGGTARGLEMRQVTIDGVTQVRVTIRSSGQEVRPSGGRIGGLLTARGDGITRTIDALDTVATQLIFAVNGAHATGTNASGLPDTSSELRLSPADRSLALNDPANSALASLPFAPRTGGFLVNVRHVATGLVQSVRIGVDLDGITASGTSGFADDTSAESIAAALNAVGNLSAGFTPDGRLRVAAGTGYDFSFSDDTSGVLATLGVNAFFTGRDASDVGVRSDLAANPSRLMTGAMVDGRFVENATALRIAGLQDTAIEGLGGRTLRAAWSDAVQTVAVSTQAAQLRAEAARVVRDSLDAQRASVSGVSLDEESMNLLNFQKQYQGAARVIALADQLLDSLMSIL